From the genome of Spinacia oleracea cultivar Varoflay chromosome 2, BTI_SOV_V1, whole genome shotgun sequence, one region includes:
- the LOC130467616 gene encoding uncharacterized protein, with protein MATPILAPNQDPASPFYLHPTDNTASQLVSIKFKGEGYGDWKRSMMISMSSKNKLGFVSGPQLFSLEQQSAEITQGGHTVAEFFTEIKSIWDKISAANPLPTCTCNQCTCNLTQRIVKMQQDQRLMQFLMKLGEHLATTRGSLLMMQPLPTISHAYRMLAQEEKQREIGAPAPHHESHAFGADRRRYNDNQNRGGYNSYKSQPYYKNNYQYNGVAAGSKPTTYKKPSIYFCDHCKVNGHSTERCFKLHGFPPGFTGFKSDKRVAGAAYTDEGYTDEDLMEYQQQHYTTAEKEHSQTQPGFLTAEQCTQLLSLLNKQQNDKTSAAEHQNEEGDTAGHAFMAGNTYCFLTYSKSSWLLDSGASDHMCASLNMFDTYEAILDDNEFITIPDGRKVAVHHKGTVTLNCHIQLKGVLHVPDFHYNLLSINKLCKDQSCTVSFTADKCYVQGHSMKGPQVLGSVRSGLYSVDDNKLQVNEDSSAACLKASSNNTAAAQLWHMRLGHVPYHKIKMVIDSLAAPLAHDSICQICPVAKQPRSSFPVSSIKSTKMFQMIHLDTWGPYKHKTHTGCTMFLTIVDDFTRTTWTHLLKSKSDAVSVIISFLNMVETQFSSKVLCIRSDNALELCEGDMK; from the coding sequence ATGGCAACACCAATTTTAGCCCCAAATCAGGATCCTGCTAGTCCTTTTTACTTGCATCCAACTGATAACACAGCTAGTCAGTTAGTCTCGATTAAATTCAAAGGAGAAGGCTATGGAGATTGGAAAAGAAGCATGATGATTTCAATGTCATCCAAGAACAAGTTAGGTTTTGTATCTGGACCACAATTGTTCTCATTAGAACAACAATCAGCTGAGATCACACAAGGAGGTCATACAGTAGCAGAGTTCTTCACAGAAATTAAGTCAATATGGGATAAAATAAGTGCAGCAAATCCATTGCCAACTTGTACCTGTAATCAGTGTACTTGTAATCTGACTCAGAGGATTGTTAAGATGCAACAGGATCAAAGGTTGATGCAATTTCTCATGAAATTGGGGGAACATCTGGCTACAACCAGAGGAAGTCTCTTGATGATGCAACCTTTGCCTACAATATCTCATGCTTACAGAATGCTGGCACAAGAAGAAAAGCAAAGAGAGATTGGCGCACCTGCACCACATCATGAGAGTCATGCTTTTGGAGCAGACAGAAGGAGATACAATGACAATCAGAATAGAGGTGGATACAACTCTTACAAGAGTCAACCATACTACAAGAACAACTATCAGTATAATGGTGTGGCTGCTGGGAGTAAGCCAACAACATATAAGAAGCCATCCATCTATTTCTGTGATCATTGTAAAGTCAATGGTCATAGCACTGAAAGATGTTTTAAATTGCATGGTTTTCCACCTGGTTTCACTGGTTTTAAGTCTGATAAAAGAGTTGCAGGAGCTGCTTACACAGATGAAGGCTATACAGATGAAGATCTGATGGAATATCAGCAGCAACACTATACTACTGCAGAAAAAGAACACTCACAGACTCAACCTGGTTTTCTCACTGCAGAACAATGCACTCAACTGTTGAGCCTTCTGAACAAACAACAAAATGATAAGACAAGTGCAGCAGAACACCAGAATGAGGAAGGAGATACTGCAGGTCATGCCTTCATGGCAGGTAATACATATTGTTTTCTTACCTATTCAAAATCTAGTTGGCTATTGGATAGTGGAGCATCAGATCACATGTGTGCTAGCTTGAACATGTTTGACACTTATGAAGCTATACTTGATGATAATGAGTTCATTACTATTCCTGATGGAAGAAAAGTGGCAGTGCATCATAAGGGAACAGTCACTTTAAATTGTCATATTCAGTTAAAAGGAGTCTTACATGTTCCTGATTTTCATTACAACCTGTTATCCATCAATAAATTATGCAAAGATCAGAGTTGTACAGTCTCATTCACAGCTGATAAATGCTATGTTCAGGGCCATTCAATGAAAGGGCCACAGGTTCTTGGTAGTGTCAGATCAGGTCTATACAGTGTGGATGACAACAAGCTACAAGTGAATGAAGATTCTTCAGCTGCTTGCCTCAAAGCTTCCAGCAATAACACTGCTGCAGCACAACTTTGGCATATGAGACTTGGACATGTTCCCTATCATAAAATAAAGATGGTGATTGATAGTCTAGCAGCACCTTTGGCACATGATAGCATATGCCAAATATGTCCTGTAGCTAAACAACCTAGAAGTTCATTTCCAGTCAGTAGCATAAAGAGTACTAAGATGTTTCAGATGATCCATTTAGACACCTGGGgtccatataaacacaaaactcACACTGGTTGTACCATGTTTCTTACTATAGTGGATGATTTTACAAGAACAACTTGGACTCACTTGTTGAAATCTAAATCAGATGCAGTTTCTGTGATTATTTCTTTTCTGAATATGGTTGAAACACAATTTAGTTCAAAAGTATTGTGTATTAGATCAGACAATGCTTTGGAACTGTGTGAAGGGGATATGAAATAA